AGATCCCGGACACCGAGGAAGAGCGGGCGCTGTCGGAAGACATGATGCAATATTGGGCGAGCTTCGCGCGGGATGGCCAGCCGGTTGCCGACGGCGCTCCGGAATGGCCCGCCTATGGCAATACGGGCACCGGAATGGTATTCGCCGAACAGCCGAAGACCTGGGACCTGCTCGCCCGTGAACGTTTCGACTTACATGAAGAAGTGGTCTGCCGCCGCCGCGCCGCGGGTAATGTTCCCTGGAACTGGAATGTCGGCATTCTCTCTCCCCCTCTACCACCAAAGGAAGCTGCATGCGAATGATCGACGGTTCGATACAGGATTATGCGCTGACCCTCGACAAGCTTCTCGACCATGGTGCCAAATGGCATTCCGGGAAGGAGGTCGTGACGGCATACGCCGATGGCAGCACGAGCCGTATCAATTATGTGGGGCTTCGGGACCGCGCCAAGCGCGTCACTGCGCTGCTCAGGAAACTTGGCGTGTCACAGGGAGACCGGGTGGCGACGCTGTGCTGGAACACGCAGGCCCATATGGAATGCTGGTATGGCATCATGGGGATGGGCGCGGTCTGCCATACGCTCAACCCACGCCTGACCGCGGAGCAAATCGCCTGGATGCTCGGCCAGTCCGAGGCGGAAATCCTGTTCGTCAGCGCAGACCTTTCGCCTCTTGCTTCGCAAGTGGTGGAGCAGGCGAAAGGCATCCGGAAAATTCTGGTACTTGATCCGGAACAGGCGGACTCTGTGAATCTGGACGCCCTGCCGTCAGCGCAGTACCTGGAAGAGCTGCTCACGGACGACTATGAAGACCTGCCCTGGGGGGCGTTTCCGGAAACGACGCCCTGCGGCCTCTGCTTCACTTCGGGCACGACGGGTGACCCCAAGGGCGTCACTTACACGCACCGGGGAAACTTCCTGCATACGTTGCGCCAGCTGCAGGCGGATGTCTCGGGAATGACATCTCATGATGTCGTGCTGCCGGTTGTTCCGATGTTCCATGCCAGCGCATGGGGGCTTCCATTTTCGGCGCCGGCGACCGGCGCGAAGCTGGTTTTTCCCGGGCGACATACAGACGGCGAGAGGCTCGCCCACCTGATCGTGGAGGAAGGGGTCACAATCGCCGTCGGGGTTCCAACCGTGTGGTTGGGCGTGTTCGACTATGCCGATGAGGCCGGGCTGGAGCTTCCCTCGTTGAAGAGCGTGATGGTCGGGGGTGCCCCGATGCATCCCGCCCTGATGAAGCGGATCGAAGACCGCGGAATCTGTGTGCAGACGACATGGGGCATGACGGAATTGTCTCCACTCGGGACCGCCGCCCCACCGGGGGATGCGCGTTCGCCGGATACGGCAGGCCGGCCGGCGATCGGCATTGATCTCATGCTCGCTGACAGCACAGGAAACCCGCTGGAAGAGCAGAGGAGCCATGAAGGGCACCTCTGGGTCCGGGGCACATCTGTCGTTGATCGCTATTTCGGCCAGACGGAGCCGGCATCACAAAACGGCTGGTTCCCGACCGGCGACCTTGCCCGCCTGAATGAAGATGGCCAGCTTTTCATTACCGGCCGTGCCAAGGACCTGATCAAGTCCGGCGGTGAGTGGATCAATCCCACCGAGATCGAAACGCTGGTGTCCGGCTTGCCGGAAGTCGCGCTTGCAGCCGTTATTGGCCAGCCGGATGAGAAATGGGGGGAGCGGCCTCTGCTTCTTGTGGAGTTCCGCAATGGAAGCGACCTGAGCGATGAGGCGCTGCTGGAACCTCTTAAAGGGCAGGTGCCGTCCTGGTGGATTCCTGACGACATCGTCCGGCTGAACGAGATCCCCCTGGCGCCGACCGGGAAGATCGACAAGCAGCGCTTGCGCGGTATTTACAGTACTCTGGAAGTCGCCGGCGGCTGAGGAGAATGACTATGGCTTCGCAAACCCGGTTCCGGAGTCTCCTTCTGGCCTTTGCAGCCACCGCTCTGTCTGCCTGCAGCAATCCGAGGCCTGATGTGTCGACACGGCCGGTGGTCGACCTCCAGCAGGGCAGGCTGGCGGGGGAACGCGAAGGTAACCTCGATGTGTACCGCGCCATCCCTTATGCGGCGCCTCCGGTGGGAGACGCACGATGGAAAGCGCCGGGACCGGCCCCGTCCTGGAAAGATGTTCGCGATGCGTCGGTTTTCGGCCCGGCCTGTATTCAGCCACCTGTTCCCGAAACCAGCCTCTATTACGATCCGCCTGCGGACTCCTCTGAGGATTGCCTTACATTGAATGTATGGGCCCGCACCGGTGCGGAGACGGCACCGGTCATCGTCTGGATCCATGGCGGATCCCTGCGGATCGGGAGCAGCGCTGAGCCGATGTATGACGGCGCCGAATTTGCGCGGCGTGGTGCCGTGTTTGTTTCGATCAACTATCGCCTGGGGGCGTTGGGCTATCTGGCCCATGCAGACCTGAGCGCTGAGGCGCCAGACGGGGTGTCCGGCAATTACGGCCTGCGGGACCAGATCGCGGCGCTGAAATGGGTCCGGGACAATATCGAGGCGTTCGGTGGTGATCCGTCCAACGTGACCATCATGGGGGAGTCGGCGGGCGCGCTCAGCGTTTCTTACCTCCTGACCAGCCCGGAAGCCGACGGCCTGTTCCACAAGGCGATCATCGAGAGCCCCAATTCCCGGAATTTCCCTAAGCTGAAAACGGCGGCCTACGGTCTGCCATCGGCGGAAGCCATCGGGGCGTCAGTCTTTGCAAAGCTCGGCGTCGACACGCTGGAGGCTGCGCGCGCCATGGACGCGCAGGACCTGACGAACCGGGCGGGGTTTGCGCCGCAGGGCACGATCGACGGCAAGGTGCTGCCGCTGCAGATCATCGACGCCTTCGACGCGGGCCGCTTCGCGAAAGTGCCCGTCCTTGCCGGATTCAACAGTGGGGAAGTCCGCGCCCAGCGTGCCTTCGCGCCGCGTCCACCGGAATCTCCTGAAGCCTACGAAGCGGAAATCACCGCGCGGTATGGCGATATGGCGGAGGCGTTCCTCGACATCTATCCCGCCGATGATGTGCAGGGGTCGATCCTCGCCACACTGCGCGACGCGATCTATGGCTGGTCGGCTGAACGGATCGTCCGGAAGGAAACTGCGGCAGGGCAGCCGGCCTTCATGTACGTGTTCGATTACTGCTACCCGGCTGCAGAGGCCGAGGATCTCTGTGCCTTCCATGCGAGCGAGGTGCCGTTCGTGTTCGGTAATCTGGCTCCGGAAAGCCTGCCGCCGAACTGGCCGGTTCCGGATGGGGAAGAGGATCGGGGCATCTCCGACGCGCTGCTGGACTACTGGACATCCTTCGCCGCAACAGGTCGGCCGGAGAGCGCTTATGGTCCGGTATGGTCACCCTATGGTCAGGATCAGTCATACCTTGATATTGGTCAGACCCTCGCAAGTCGCACCGATCCCATCCCCGGAATGTTCGAATTGCACGAGCAATTGGTCGCCCAGCGTAAGTCGGCCGGCGAGCCCTGGTTCCTGAATATCGGCTTGGGAGCCCGTCCCCTGGGCGGTGCCGCAGGGGAGCAGGCGGAGTAACAAAGCCTATTCGTGCTCGGCCTTGTTCGGCGCGGTGTAGGTGATCCCGGTATCGTAATGATCACGCCAGTTTTCGGGAGGCAGCGGCAGCGCACGGCTGTCCTCGCTGCGGGCCGGCGTGAAGGCCTTTTGCGGCGCTGGCGTGCGCAGCTGCTCCAGCCAGAACACACCGTCATAGGTCCCGCTGTTCCCACGCGTCGAGACAAGATCAACGTCGCCGTCGCCGTCCATATCCAGCGGGATAAATCCGTCATACATCCCCCGCACGCGCCGGGAAATATCGTGTCTTTTCGAGTCCTTACGCGCATCGCCCGGGTTCTCGAACCAGGTAATGCGCCCCACCGAGGAGCTCGCCGTTACACCAGGGCTGTCCTCGGCACGGGAGGCGCCTGAATAGGCGCCGGCGAGGATGTTGAGACCGGAATATCCGCCGGTGATCGCATCAAGGTCGCCGTCCCCATCAATGTCAGCCATCGCAATGCCGGCAATGAGATCCGGGAGCGTGTTGCCGATCCTGAAAAAGGTCCACGGCAGATCCAGACTCTCCGGCTGCTTAAGCCAGCCCAGCCCGCTGATCATCGGATTTCCGGATTGCTCGGGCGATGTCTCGTGAACAGATACGATCAGGTCTTTGCGTCCATCGCCATCAAGGTCTGCGAAGACGGACTGAAACGCGTTGGACGTAGCGGTCCAGTCAGGCGGAACGGGAAAGCCCGCCCTGATCGCGATAGGATGGGCAGTGACCGCAACCTTCCCATCTGGCTCGGCTCCGGTGTTTTCAAGCATCGCCATTTCCATCATCTGGCGCGCCGCGACCAGCACGTCCGGGTCACCATCATTGTCGATATCTACCGGCATCGCTGTATTGGGAACGACTTCCCATGACAGGGCCTGTTCCTGCCAGCTGGCCTGTTGCAGCGGGTCTCCATGGATGCGGAACAGGGAGGTCGGATGCGCCGCGCTTGGATGGCTTGGGTCGAGGATGTCCGACGTGCCTTTATTGGCGGCAAGTACATCCTGGCGTCCGTCCCCATCCATATCCGTGATGAAGACACGCAGCCACGAGCCGCGTCCCTCCGTAATCTCCGGAATGATGCGCTCCCACTTTGCCGTGCGGAAATCCTTGCCGGGGTTTTGGATGTAGAGCAGGTGGGCCTCTTCGCATGCCGCGACGAGATCGAGCCAGCCATCGCCATCGATGTCACCGATGGCAATATCTTCGATAGCGCCGACCTCTGCGCCCTCCGCGACAGTGATGTTCACCCAGGTGTCCGGATCGCCTGTTCCAAAGGCGATGCGCAAATGGTTCGAATCCTCGTGAACCGACACGATGTCGAGGTAGCCGTCGCCGTCGAGGTCTGCCATGGCGAGCCCGTCACCGCCACGGATCGGCAGCCCGCCATTTACCTGCTCATCGTCGACCGTATGCTCCCGCCATGAAATGAACTGGCCATCAGGCGCCTGTGCGTCACTCGGCGTGTCGGCGACTGTCAGGGGGGCGGACGGCATGTCTGCGGGCGCGGAACTGATCGCTGACTGGCAGGCCGATGTCATCAGCATGGCGGAACCAAGCAAAAGCGATCGGCGATACAGGATGCGGGCGTTCGTTTTCTTCCTCACAGCTCCAGCCTCTCAATGTCTGCTCTGATACTTTTTGCGGCGAGCACATAGTGCAGGCAAGCCCAAAGCGCTCCGATCACACCGCAGATCAGCATGGCTGTTCCGAGCGGGGAAGTGACGCCGGAGTTCGTGAAAATGTCGCTGAGTGTGCCAACGATCAGCGGTCCGAGGCCGAGGCCAATCAGGTTCAGGATGAAGAAGAGAATGGCTGACGTCAGGGCCCGCATCCGCGCGTTGACCAGGCTATGCGAGACGGCAATGATCGAACCCAGATAGGCGGCACTCAGAAAGTGAAATGGAGCCGTCAGGATCAGGGCGACAAGAACGGAGCCCGACGTCAGCGCGACGAGCAGGACGGGTGCGATCAGGAAGGTGAGGATGCCCGGTATCCAGAGATACCAGCGGACATCACGTGCCCCGAACTTGTCGGCCATCCAGCCGCCAAAGAAGGATCCCAGCGCGCCGCCGATGCCGTTCGTAAGCGCCATCCAGGTGCCGACCGTGCCGAGGCTGAGCTCGAAATTGCGCAGGAAGTAGGAGGGGAACCAGTTGCCGATGCCATAGATGAGGAAGGCCTGAAGGCTGGCGGCCATGGCGATATGCCGGAAGGAAACCCGAGTCCAAAGAAGGCGGGCCACATCGAGGGCCGGTGGGGCAGGGAGGGTCGTTTTTTCGGCTCCCTCGGACCAGCCTCGCGCTGGTTCGCGGACCGTCAATCGTACGATCAGCGCGATCACCACGCCGGGCATGCCAACCACGAAGAAAGCGAGGCGCCAGCTGAATATCTCGGCAATATGGCTGCCGACGGCAAAGCCGATCAGAATGCCGATATAGATGCCGATGGAATAGACTGACAGTGCAAGGGCGCGGTTCTTCGGCTTG
This is a stretch of genomic DNA from Hyphomonas adhaerens MHS-3. It encodes these proteins:
- a CDS encoding long-chain-fatty-acid--CoA ligase gives rise to the protein MIDGSIQDYALTLDKLLDHGAKWHSGKEVVTAYADGSTSRINYVGLRDRAKRVTALLRKLGVSQGDRVATLCWNTQAHMECWYGIMGMGAVCHTLNPRLTAEQIAWMLGQSEAEILFVSADLSPLASQVVEQAKGIRKILVLDPEQADSVNLDALPSAQYLEELLTDDYEDLPWGAFPETTPCGLCFTSGTTGDPKGVTYTHRGNFLHTLRQLQADVSGMTSHDVVLPVVPMFHASAWGLPFSAPATGAKLVFPGRHTDGERLAHLIVEEGVTIAVGVPTVWLGVFDYADEAGLELPSLKSVMVGGAPMHPALMKRIEDRGICVQTTWGMTELSPLGTAAPPGDARSPDTAGRPAIGIDLMLADSTGNPLEEQRSHEGHLWVRGTSVVDRYFGQTEPASQNGWFPTGDLARLNEDGQLFITGRAKDLIKSGGEWINPTEIETLVSGLPEVALAAVIGQPDEKWGERPLLLVEFRNGSDLSDEALLEPLKGQVPSWWIPDDIVRLNEIPLAPTGKIDKQRLRGIYSTLEVAGG
- a CDS encoding carboxylesterase/lipase family protein, producing MASQTRFRSLLLAFAATALSACSNPRPDVSTRPVVDLQQGRLAGEREGNLDVYRAIPYAAPPVGDARWKAPGPAPSWKDVRDASVFGPACIQPPVPETSLYYDPPADSSEDCLTLNVWARTGAETAPVIVWIHGGSLRIGSSAEPMYDGAEFARRGAVFVSINYRLGALGYLAHADLSAEAPDGVSGNYGLRDQIAALKWVRDNIEAFGGDPSNVTIMGESAGALSVSYLLTSPEADGLFHKAIIESPNSRNFPKLKTAAYGLPSAEAIGASVFAKLGVDTLEAARAMDAQDLTNRAGFAPQGTIDGKVLPLQIIDAFDAGRFAKVPVLAGFNSGEVRAQRAFAPRPPESPEAYEAEITARYGDMAEAFLDIYPADDVQGSILATLRDAIYGWSAERIVRKETAAGQPAFMYVFDYCYPAAEAEDLCAFHASEVPFVFGNLAPESLPPNWPVPDGEEDRGISDALLDYWTSFAATGRPESAYGPVWSPYGQDQSYLDIGQTLASRTDPIPGMFELHEQLVAQRKSAGEPWFLNIGLGARPLGGAAGEQAE
- a CDS encoding FG-GAP repeat domain-containing protein, with the translated sequence MRKKTNARILYRRSLLLGSAMLMTSACQSAISSAPADMPSAPLTVADTPSDAQAPDGQFISWREHTVDDEQVNGGLPIRGGDGLAMADLDGDGYLDIVSVHEDSNHLRIAFGTGDPDTWVNITVAEGAEVGAIEDIAIGDIDGDGWLDLVAACEEAHLLYIQNPGKDFRTAKWERIIPEITEGRGSWLRVFITDMDGDGRQDVLAANKGTSDILDPSHPSAAHPTSLFRIHGDPLQQASWQEQALSWEVVPNTAMPVDIDNDGDPDVLVAARQMMEMAMLENTGAEPDGKVAVTAHPIAIRAGFPVPPDWTATSNAFQSVFADLDGDGRKDLIVSVHETSPEQSGNPMISGLGWLKQPESLDLPWTFFRIGNTLPDLIAGIAMADIDGDGDLDAITGGYSGLNILAGAYSGASRAEDSPGVTASSSVGRITWFENPGDARKDSKRHDISRRVRGMYDGFIPLDMDGDGDVDLVSTRGNSGTYDGVFWLEQLRTPAPQKAFTPARSEDSRALPLPPENWRDHYDTGITYTAPNKAEHE
- a CDS encoding spinster family MFS transporter is translated as MTVENVQSAQTGTPAPEPATDQHRTAYSSGPYRIYVLLVLTIVYVLNFVDRQLLVILQEPIKAELNLSDTQLGLLTGFAFALFYVICGIPIARWADRGVRRNIIALALTVWSAMTAMCGLAGNYTHLLLARVGVGVGEAGGSPPAHSMISDIFKPKNRALALSVYSIGIYIGILIGFAVGSHIAEIFSWRLAFFVVGMPGVVIALIVRLTVREPARGWSEGAEKTTLPAPPALDVARLLWTRVSFRHIAMAASLQAFLIYGIGNWFPSYFLRNFELSLGTVGTWMALTNGIGGALGSFFGGWMADKFGARDVRWYLWIPGILTFLIAPVLLVALTSGSVLVALILTAPFHFLSAAYLGSIIAVSHSLVNARMRALTSAILFFILNLIGLGLGPLIVGTLSDIFTNSGVTSPLGTAMLICGVIGALWACLHYVLAAKSIRADIERLEL